The following proteins are encoded in a genomic region of Oncorhynchus keta strain PuntledgeMale-10-30-2019 chromosome 35, Oket_V2, whole genome shotgun sequence:
- the LOC118378212 gene encoding chromatin complexes subunit BAP18-like isoform X3 gives MTSASTKVGEIFSAAGAAFTKLGELTMQLHPVADSSPAGAQIKTTVKRKLYDESGMPISTDSPKKTVKKTAVTMATTATPTVIAVPTAQVILPAGLQGNVTVAPPAMKKQKTSADVTLSALNDSDVNSDLEGLGEGSNSKKLNFDQDNLNLDSGLIMNSSDLPLLSR, from the exons ATGACTTCAGCCTCAACGAAG GTTGGAGAGATCTTCTCAGCAGCAGGAGCAGCTTTCACTAAGCTGGGTGAGCTGACCATGCAGCTGCATCCCGTGGCTGACTCCAGCCCTGCAGG GGCTCAGATTAAAACCACAGTCAAGAGGAAGCTATATGACGAGAGTGGGATGCCCATCTCCACCGACTCCCCAAAGAAGACCGTGAAGAAGACCGCTGTCACCATGGCCACCACGGCTACTCCAACTGTCATCGCTGTGCCAACTGCTCAGGTCATCTTGCCGGCAGGTCTCCAGGGCAACGTGACCGTGGCTCCTCCCGCTATGAAGAAACAGAAGACCTCAG CAGACGTGACCCTGAGTGCTCTGAATGACTCTGATGTGAACTCTGACttggagggactgggagagggaTCCAACTCCAAGAAACTAAACTTCGATCAGG ACAACCTGAACCTCGATTCCGGTCTCATCATGAACTCAAGTGACCTGCCGCTCCTCTCTCGTTGA
- the LOC118378212 gene encoding chromatin complexes subunit BAP18-like isoform X2: MTSASTKVGEIFSAAGAAFTKLGELTMQLHPVADSSPAGAKWTDTEIEQLRSAVVRFGDDLNSLSSVIKERTVAQIKTTVKRKLYDESGMPISTDSPKKTVKKTAVTMATTATPTVIAVPTAQVILPAGLQGNVTVAPPAMKKQKTSDVTLSALNDSDVNSDLEGLGEGSNSKKLNFDQDNLNLDSGLIMNSSDLPLLSR; the protein is encoded by the exons ATGACTTCAGCCTCAACGAAG GTTGGAGAGATCTTCTCAGCAGCAGGAGCAGCTTTCACTAAGCTGGGTGAGCTGACCATGCAGCTGCATCCCGTGGCTGACTCCAGCCCTGCAGG AGCTAAGTGGACGGACACTGAGATTGAGCAGCTGAGATCGGCCGTGGTGAGATTTGGTGATGACCTGAACTCTCTCAGCTCTGTCATCAAGGAGCGTACCGT GGCTCAGATTAAAACCACAGTCAAGAGGAAGCTATATGACGAGAGTGGGATGCCCATCTCCACCGACTCCCCAAAGAAGACCGTGAAGAAGACCGCTGTCACCATGGCCACCACGGCTACTCCAACTGTCATCGCTGTGCCAACTGCTCAGGTCATCTTGCCGGCAGGTCTCCAGGGCAACGTGACCGTGGCTCCTCCCGCTATGAAGAAACAGAAGACCTCAG ACGTGACCCTGAGTGCTCTGAATGACTCTGATGTGAACTCTGACttggagggactgggagagggaTCCAACTCCAAGAAACTAAACTTCGATCAGG ACAACCTGAACCTCGATTCCGGTCTCATCATGAACTCAAGTGACCTGCCGCTCCTCTCTCGTTGA
- the rnaseka gene encoding ribonuclease kappa-A: protein MVSCLFCGPKLAACGIVISIWGVIMLAMLGIFFTTHSAVLIEDVPFKEEDMHNDQDPPHTIYKLYNQVGYNCFIAAGIYVLVAALSFCQIKLNHRKEYMVR from the exons ATGGTTTCGTGTTTATTTTGCGGTCCCAAGTTGGCCGCCTGCGGTATTGTCATCAGCATCTGGGGAGTCATAATGCTG gcaATGTTGGGTATTTTCTTCACCACCCACTCTGCAGTGCTGATAGAGGATGTGCCTTTCAAAGAGGAAGACATGCACAATGA tcaagaTCCTCCCCACACCATCTACAAACTCTATAACCAGGTTGGATACAACTGTTTCATCGCAGCTGGTATCTATGTGCTGGTTGCCGCTCTCTCCTTTTGCCAGATTAAACTCAACCATCGCAAGGAGTACATGGTGCGCTAG
- the LOC118378212 gene encoding chromatin complexes subunit BAP18-like isoform X1 has translation MTSASTKVGEIFSAAGAAFTKLGELTMQLHPVADSSPAGAKWTDTEIEQLRSAVVRFGDDLNSLSSVIKERTVAQIKTTVKRKLYDESGMPISTDSPKKTVKKTAVTMATTATPTVIAVPTAQVILPAGLQGNVTVAPPAMKKQKTSADVTLSALNDSDVNSDLEGLGEGSNSKKLNFDQDNLNLDSGLIMNSSDLPLLSR, from the exons ATGACTTCAGCCTCAACGAAG GTTGGAGAGATCTTCTCAGCAGCAGGAGCAGCTTTCACTAAGCTGGGTGAGCTGACCATGCAGCTGCATCCCGTGGCTGACTCCAGCCCTGCAGG AGCTAAGTGGACGGACACTGAGATTGAGCAGCTGAGATCGGCCGTGGTGAGATTTGGTGATGACCTGAACTCTCTCAGCTCTGTCATCAAGGAGCGTACCGT GGCTCAGATTAAAACCACAGTCAAGAGGAAGCTATATGACGAGAGTGGGATGCCCATCTCCACCGACTCCCCAAAGAAGACCGTGAAGAAGACCGCTGTCACCATGGCCACCACGGCTACTCCAACTGTCATCGCTGTGCCAACTGCTCAGGTCATCTTGCCGGCAGGTCTCCAGGGCAACGTGACCGTGGCTCCTCCCGCTATGAAGAAACAGAAGACCTCAG CAGACGTGACCCTGAGTGCTCTGAATGACTCTGATGTGAACTCTGACttggagggactgggagagggaTCCAACTCCAAGAAACTAAACTTCGATCAGG ACAACCTGAACCTCGATTCCGGTCTCATCATGAACTCAAGTGACCTGCCGCTCCTCTCTCGTTGA
- the LOC118378212 gene encoding chromatin complexes subunit BAP18-like isoform X4, with the protein MTSASTKVGEIFSAAGAAFTKLGELTMQLHPVADSSPAGAQIKTTVKRKLYDESGMPISTDSPKKTVKKTAVTMATTATPTVIAVPTAQVILPAGLQGNVTVAPPAMKKQKTSDVTLSALNDSDVNSDLEGLGEGSNSKKLNFDQDNLNLDSGLIMNSSDLPLLSR; encoded by the exons ATGACTTCAGCCTCAACGAAG GTTGGAGAGATCTTCTCAGCAGCAGGAGCAGCTTTCACTAAGCTGGGTGAGCTGACCATGCAGCTGCATCCCGTGGCTGACTCCAGCCCTGCAGG GGCTCAGATTAAAACCACAGTCAAGAGGAAGCTATATGACGAGAGTGGGATGCCCATCTCCACCGACTCCCCAAAGAAGACCGTGAAGAAGACCGCTGTCACCATGGCCACCACGGCTACTCCAACTGTCATCGCTGTGCCAACTGCTCAGGTCATCTTGCCGGCAGGTCTCCAGGGCAACGTGACCGTGGCTCCTCCCGCTATGAAGAAACAGAAGACCTCAG ACGTGACCCTGAGTGCTCTGAATGACTCTGATGTGAACTCTGACttggagggactgggagagggaTCCAACTCCAAGAAACTAAACTTCGATCAGG ACAACCTGAACCTCGATTCCGGTCTCATCATGAACTCAAGTGACCTGCCGCTCCTCTCTCGTTGA